Proteins from one Thermobifida alba genomic window:
- a CDS encoding phosphoketolase family protein, whose amino-acid sequence MTATESVPRQNLTAAELHEIDRYWRAANYLSVGQIYLLDNPLLREPLAPGHIKPRLLGHWGTTPGLTFVYAHLNHQVRRRDTELMWIVGPGHGGPAAVATAWLDGVYSEVYPDVGRDAAGMRRLFRQFSFPGGVPSHAAPETPGSIHEGGELGYALAHAFGAAFDNPDLVVAAVVGDGEAETGALSGSWQSVRFLNPVRDGAVLPILHLNGYKIAGPTVPARIPEEDLLAQLRGHGYAPHVVAGDDPDTVHRSMAGALASCLERIDTIRFRARHSGSSVENVRWPMIVLRTPKGWTGPRTVDGQPVENTWRSHQVPLAAPRENPEHLRQLEEWLRGYRPGELFDDDGAPRPGTTAVVPRPERRISGSPHANGGLLLRDLLLPDLRDHAVQVTRPGVEKAEATRVLGGFLCDVVAANPRNFRIMGPDETRSNRLDAVFEATDRAWTTGRLPVDRQLSPDGRVMEVLNEQLCQGWLEGYLLTGRHGLFNSYEAFIHIVDSMFNQHAKWLKVSRDLPWRRPVASLNYLLSSHVWRQDHNGFSHQDPGFIDHVVNKKPEIVRVYLPPDSNTLLSTVDHCLRSRNYVNVVVAGKQPQFNYLPMDAAVAHCARGAGLWEWAGSEDGAAPDVVLACAGDVPTLETLAAADLLRRHLPELRVRVVNVVDLMRLSNEGEHPHAMTDREYDTLFTRDRPVIFAFHGYPWLIHRLTYRRAGHPNLHVRGYKEEGTTTTPFDMVMLNDLDRFHLVMDVIDRVPGLGVRAAGLRQHMRDERLRCRAYTREYGEDAPDIRDWVWEH is encoded by the coding sequence ATGACCGCGACCGAGTCGGTTCCCCGCCAGAACCTCACCGCCGCCGAACTCCACGAGATCGACCGGTACTGGCGGGCCGCGAACTACCTGTCCGTCGGCCAGATCTACCTGCTGGACAACCCGCTGCTGCGCGAACCGCTCGCCCCCGGGCACATCAAGCCGCGGCTGCTCGGCCACTGGGGCACCACGCCCGGCCTCACCTTCGTCTACGCGCACCTCAACCACCAGGTCCGCCGCCGCGACACCGAACTGATGTGGATCGTCGGCCCCGGGCACGGCGGGCCCGCGGCCGTCGCCACGGCGTGGCTGGACGGCGTCTACTCCGAGGTCTACCCCGACGTCGGCCGGGACGCCGCGGGCATGCGCCGCCTGTTCCGCCAGTTCTCCTTCCCCGGCGGCGTTCCCAGCCACGCCGCCCCGGAGACGCCCGGCTCCATCCACGAGGGCGGCGAACTCGGCTACGCGCTCGCCCACGCCTTCGGCGCGGCCTTCGACAACCCCGACCTGGTGGTCGCCGCCGTCGTCGGCGACGGCGAGGCCGAGACCGGAGCGCTGTCCGGGAGCTGGCAGTCGGTCCGCTTCCTCAACCCGGTGCGCGACGGCGCGGTCCTGCCGATCCTGCACCTCAACGGCTACAAGATCGCCGGACCGACCGTACCGGCCCGCATCCCCGAGGAGGACCTGCTCGCCCAGCTGCGCGGCCACGGCTACGCACCGCACGTGGTCGCGGGCGACGACCCGGACACCGTGCACCGGTCGATGGCCGGGGCCCTCGCCTCCTGTCTGGAACGCATCGACACGATCCGGTTCCGCGCCCGGCACAGCGGCAGCAGTGTCGAGAACGTGCGCTGGCCCATGATCGTCCTGCGCACCCCCAAGGGCTGGACCGGCCCCCGGACGGTGGACGGGCAGCCGGTGGAGAACACCTGGCGGTCCCACCAGGTGCCGCTCGCCGCCCCCCGGGAGAACCCCGAACACCTGCGCCAACTGGAGGAGTGGCTGCGCGGCTACCGGCCCGGGGAGCTGTTCGACGACGACGGCGCGCCCCGCCCCGGGACCACCGCCGTGGTACCGCGCCCCGAACGCCGCATCAGCGGCAGCCCGCACGCCAACGGCGGCCTGCTGCTGCGCGACCTCCTCCTGCCGGACCTCCGCGACCACGCCGTGCAGGTGACCCGCCCCGGGGTGGAGAAGGCGGAGGCCACACGGGTGCTGGGAGGTTTCCTGTGCGACGTCGTCGCCGCCAACCCGCGCAACTTCCGGATCATGGGCCCCGACGAGACCCGGTCCAACCGGCTCGACGCGGTCTTCGAGGCCACCGACCGGGCCTGGACCACCGGCCGCCTGCCCGTCGACCGGCAGCTCTCCCCCGACGGGCGGGTCATGGAGGTCCTCAACGAGCAGCTGTGCCAGGGCTGGCTGGAGGGCTACCTGCTGACCGGGCGGCACGGCCTGTTCAACTCCTACGAGGCGTTCATCCACATCGTCGACTCGATGTTCAACCAGCACGCCAAGTGGTTGAAGGTCTCCCGCGACCTGCCGTGGCGGCGTCCGGTGGCCTCGTTGAACTACCTGCTCAGCTCGCACGTGTGGCGGCAGGACCACAACGGGTTCAGCCACCAGGACCCCGGTTTCATCGACCACGTGGTCAACAAGAAGCCGGAGATCGTCCGGGTGTACCTGCCGCCGGACAGCAACACCCTGCTGTCCACCGTGGACCACTGCCTGCGCTCGCGGAACTACGTCAACGTGGTCGTCGCGGGCAAGCAGCCGCAGTTCAACTACCTGCCGATGGACGCGGCGGTCGCGCACTGCGCGCGGGGGGCGGGCCTGTGGGAGTGGGCGGGCTCCGAGGACGGCGCCGCACCCGACGTGGTGCTGGCCTGCGCCGGGGACGTGCCCACCCTGGAGACGCTGGCCGCCGCCGACCTGCTCCGCCGCCACCTGCCGGAGCTGCGGGTGCGCGTGGTCAACGTGGTGGACCTGATGCGGTTGAGCAACGAGGGCGAGCACCCGCACGCCATGACCGACCGCGAGTACGACACCCTGTTCACCCGTGACAGGCCGGTCATCTTCGCGTTCCACGGCTATCCGTGGCTGATCCACCGGCTCACCTACCGCCGCGCCGGGCACCCCAACCTGCACGTGCGCGGCTACAAGGAGGAAGGCACCACCACGACGCCGTTCGACATGGTGATGCTCAACGACCTGGACCGCTTCCACCTGGTGATGGACGTGATCGACCGGGTGCCGGGACTGGGCGTGCGTGCGGCGGGGCTGCGCCAGCATATGCGGGACGAGCGGCTGCGCTGCCGCGCGTACACCCGCGAGTACGGCGAGGACGCGCCCGACATCCGCGACTGGGTGTGGGAGCACTGA
- a CDS encoding SDR family oxidoreductase, giving the protein MDNDDLVPVARPTVEELARDPLPLRGRVALVTGVSRREGIGYAVARRLAAYGASVFCHHYRPHDEEQPWGGDDVAAVLAGVRRALAAPGARVADLSADLAEVDAPRRVVAAAAAEFGHVDILVANHARSGGDGRLSEVDAAMLDAHWAVNTRSALLLAKEFAARHDGRAGGRVVFLTSGQVRGPMPDEICYAAAKGALAAITPSVAAGLSRSGITVNTVNPGPVQTGYLTGELLDRLRPMLPFGRCGFPDDPARLIAWLATDEARWITGQVISSEGGFTY; this is encoded by the coding sequence ATGGACAACGACGATCTGGTTCCGGTCGCCCGTCCCACGGTCGAGGAACTGGCCCGTGACCCGCTTCCGCTGCGCGGCCGCGTCGCCCTGGTCACCGGGGTGAGCCGGCGCGAGGGCATCGGGTACGCGGTGGCGCGGCGGCTCGCGGCCTACGGGGCGAGCGTGTTCTGCCACCACTACCGGCCGCACGATGAGGAGCAGCCGTGGGGCGGCGACGACGTGGCCGCGGTGCTCGCGGGGGTGCGCCGGGCGCTGGCCGCTCCCGGCGCGCGGGTGGCCGACCTCTCGGCGGACCTGGCCGAGGTGGACGCGCCGCGCCGGGTGGTGGCCGCGGCGGCCGCCGAGTTCGGGCACGTGGACATCCTCGTGGCCAACCACGCGCGCAGCGGCGGCGACGGCCGCCTGTCCGAGGTGGACGCGGCGATGCTGGACGCGCACTGGGCCGTGAACACCCGTTCCGCGCTGCTGCTGGCCAAGGAGTTCGCCGCCCGGCACGACGGCCGCGCGGGCGGCCGGGTGGTCTTCCTGACCTCCGGCCAGGTGCGTGGTCCGATGCCCGATGAGATCTGCTACGCCGCCGCCAAGGGCGCGCTGGCCGCGATCACGCCGAGCGTCGCCGCCGGACTGTCCCGGAGCGGCATCACCGTGAACACGGTCAACCCCGGGCCGGTGCAGACCGGCTACCTCACCGGGGAGCTGCTGGACCGGCTGCGGCCGATGCTGCCGTTCGGCCGCTGCGGGTTCCCCGACGACCCGGCGCGGCTCATCGCGTGGCTGGCCACCGACGAGGCGCGGTGGATCACCGGTCAGGTCATCAGCAGTGAGGGAGGTTTCACCTACTGA